The window TCGCCATGGTCCACTCGCAAGTCAGGGCCGTGGCCGCCTCGTTGAGCAGCCAGCGCCAGTCGGCGCGCCGCGCGGCCAGCCAGGCCCCGCGCCGCCCGGCGACCCGGGCCAGGTCGGCGCGCACCGATGTGTTGCGGCGACCGGCCTCCAGCAGATCCGGAAGGATCACCGGCGGCACGACACCACCCCGCGCCGCGGCGGCGGTCAACCACTGGGCCAGCAGCTCCTGCTCGTGGTGGCCACCGCCGGGGGCCCCGCCGCCGAGGATCCGGGCCAGCCGCGCCCCGGCCGCCGCCGGCAGGGGAGTGTCGGTCTCGGCCGGGGCGGCGGCCAGCGGAACCCGTCCGCTCTCCGGCTCGACCCCGGCCCGTCGGCAGACCAACGCCACCGCCGCCGCCTCGAGAAGAGCAGCTCCAGCCCCATCCCCGTCAAGAGCAGACGGAGAAGGGCCCTGAACCGCAGATACAGAGGCGCCGGGAATGCCAGAAAAATCAGGTGATGGTGGGTTGCTGACGCTCGGAATGCCGGAAAGGCCAGGACGAACTGAAGCCGAATAGTCCGAACTGACCGGAGAATCCGAAGCGGCGGCGGCGGCGGCGGCGGTGGCGGCGGCAGAGGCGGTGGCGGAGGTGGTGGCGGTGCCGGCGGTGGTGGCGGCGGAGGTGGTGGCGGCAGAGGCGGAGGGGGTGGCGGAGGTGGTTGTGGCGGAGGCGGCAGAGGCGGAGGGGGAGGTGGTGGCGGTGGCAGGGGAAGCGGAGTGTGCGGGATGGCCGGCACTGGCCCCGGGCGGAGGGCCCGCCGCTGAAGCGGAGGCCAGATCGACCGTCAGGGCACCGACTCGCAGCGAGGACGCCGACCACGGCCGCCGCCCGGTGCCGAGCAGGGCGGCCGTCAACAGTTCGGGTGGCAACTCGGCTGAGCGCCGCGCCCCGGAGTCCGGCACCGGTGGCGCGGCCGGGACGAATCGCCCCTCCGCCCAGGCCGCGAGTGGTCGCAACCCGGCCGGTGACCACTCCGCGGCGACGGTGGCCGGAGCGGCACCGGCGGCCGCGAGCAGCCACCACGGCTCGCGGTGGCCCGGCGCGAGGGGCAGGGCGGATCCCTCGGCGTCGACCAGGAAGCCGTCCGCCGTCGGTCGGACCGCGGACAGCAGCATCGGTGCGTCGTACCGCCAGGGGTCGGCAGCGATGAGTGCCGCCGACCGGGACAAGCCCGCCCGGATCGACCCGGCGCCGTCGGGGGAGCCGAACGGCTCGGCCGCCGAGACGCGCTCGGCGACCAGCGCCCGCAGCGGCGCCGCGCTCGGATGAAAGCACAGGTCACCGCGGAACTCGGTGCCCGGGACCAGATCGACGGCCAGGGGCTGGCCGGGTGCCGCGAACGACAGGACCAGCGCGAATCGCCCGGCCGAACCGTGCAGCCAGGTCCGGCGGCTGGTCAGCGAACCCTCGTCGGTCTCCACCTGCCCGAGAACCTGCCAGCGATCACTGACCCGGGGCCCGGCCAGCACCTCCTCGGACGGGGTGGGAAAACCGATCCGCGACCGGACGGTGGCCGCCAGCCCCGGATCGAGCGTGCCCAGCCGGGAATGACCGGCGACCAGCAGCCGCAGCAGCGCCAGCTCGCCGAGCAGACGGTCGGCCCAGTGTGGCCCGACCCCGGCGAAGCCGCCGAGCCGACGGACCGCGCCGGCCGCCCCGGGGGCCTGCGCGTCGACCAGCCGGGCCGCCATCGTCTCGAACGGCTCCGGACCGGACCGGCCGGCCACCGCCAGACCCTGCTCGATCTGGTCGTCGAGCCATCGCCGCAGCTCGGCCAGACCACCGGCGACCCGGTCGGCGCGGCCCTGGGCGCGCTTGGCCGCGGCCACCGGATCGGGGGTGGAGGTCGCTTTGGGCCGGGCCCGTGCGGCCTGCCACCGGGCGGCGAAGTCGGGCGCCGGGAGATCGGCGGCACCCGACTCGGACCAGCGCAACAACAGGCCGAGCACGTGCTTGCAGGGGATCTTGCGACTCGGGCAGGAGCACTTGAAAGCCGGCCCGGTCAGGTCGGCGGCGACCTGGTAACCCCGACACAGTCCCCAGAGGATGTCGCCGGTCCGGCCGGTGGTGGAGAACTGGCCGGCGGCTCCGCGCGCGTTGCGCAGCGAGGCGGGATCGGGCGCTAGCGCCTCGACCTGGGCGGCGGACCACCGTTCAACTGACACACGACGACCCTAGGCCCGGGGTACGACGTTTTTCCGCCCCCGCACGCGGCACACTGGTGACGTGCGGGTGATCGTTTTCGGGGCGACCGGGATGGTGGGTCAGGGTGTGCTGCGAGAGTGCCTGCTCGCGCCGGATGTGACCGAGGTGCTGGTGGTGACCCGCCGCCCGACGGGTGTCGAGCATTCGAAACTGCGTGAGGTGATGCTCGACGACTTCGCCGACCTGAGCCCGATCGCCGGCGAGCTCACCGGTTATGACGCCTGTTTCTACTGCCTGGGCGTGTCATCGGTGGGGATGGACGAGGCGGCCTACACCCGGGTGTCCTACGACTTCCCGATGGCCGCGGCCCGGCTGCTGGCCCCGCTCGGCGAGGACCTGACCTTCGTCTACGTCTCCGGTGAGGGCACCGACGCGGACAGCCGTCTGATGTGGTCCCGGGTGAAGGCCCGCACCGAGCGGGAGATCATGGCGATGTTCCGCAACGGCTTCGCCTTCCGTCCCGGGTTCATCCAGCCCACGCACGGTGTGCGCGCGAAGACCGGCTGGTACGACACCGCCTACACGGTGATCGCGCCGCTGGTCCCGCTGATCCGCCGGGTCGCGCCGCGCTACATCACCACCACCGACGAGCTCGGCCGGGCCATGCTGCGTGCCGCCCGCGGCGGTTACGTCGAGCGCATCGTCACGACGGCGGACATGCACTGACGACTGTCCCCACACGACCGCGCCGAAGGCCAGCGTCATCCCGGCCAGCTGCACCGGGGTCAGCGTCTGGCCGAGCGCGGCCCAGCCGACCACCGTCGCGGTGAGCGGCGCGAACAGGCTGAGCAGCGACACCCGCGCCGCCGGTAGGCGATCCAGCCCGCGGAACCAGAGCGTGTAGGCCAGCGCCGTCCCGATCAGGCTCAGGTAGCCGTACCCCCAGAGGTTTGTCACTGACAGTGCGGGAATCGGACCCTCCGCCAGGAGGGTGACCGGGACCAGCAGCAGACCTCCCATGGTCAATTGCCAGCCGGTCACGGTGAGCAATGAGACGCCGGGGCGGCCCCAGCGCTTGGTGAGGACCAGGCCGAACGCCATCGAGCCGGCGCCGGCCAGGCCGGCGAGGACACCGATCGGGTCCAGGCGGGCGGAGGCGGTCAGCACCGCGAGGGAGACGCCGAAAACCCCGATCAAACCCGCGGCGACGGTACGGCCGGAGACGCGCTCGGACAGCAGGAGCACGCTGAGGCCGGCCACGAGCAGCGGTTGAACCGCCCCGAGGACCGCCGCCATCCCGCCCGGCAGCCGGTAGGCGCTGACGAAGAGCAGCGCGAAGAAGATGCCGATGTTGAGCGCACCGAGCACCGCCGACTTCCACCACCAGGCGCCGCGCGGCAACCGGCGGGTGATGGCGAGCAGCACCAGACCCGCCGGCAGCGCCCGCAGCATCCCGCTGAGCAGCGGCCGATCGGGCGGCAGGAACTCGGTGGTGACCGCATACGTCGTCCCCCACAGCACCGGCGTGAGGGCGGTGACCATCAGTGTCCGCATGAGACCCAACTCCCTCGACAGAAAGTATCTCGACGTAAAGATAAACTTTGCCGAGAAGCTTGTCATCAAGAGAATGGAGAACGTGACCGACGACATCGACCGGATCCTGGCCCAGTGGGCCGACGAACGCCCCGACCTGGACACCGAGGCGATGGGCGTTTTCGGACGCATCTACCGCCTGTCCCGCCTGGCCGGGGATGCCACCGAGCGCGCCTACGCCAGGTTCGGGATAGCCCGCGCCGACTTCGACGTGCTGGCCACCCTGCGGCGTTCAGGCGCCCCGTTCCAGTTGTCGCCGGGCGCGCTGGCCGCGTCGATGATGCTGAGCACCGGCGGCACCACGGCCCGCCTCGACCGGCTGGAGAAGGCCGGCCTGGTGGCCCGTTCCCCCGACCCGAACGACCGCCGGGGCATCCTGGTCCGCCTCACCCCGGAGGGCCGGGCCATCGCCGACGAGGCGGTCACCGCCGGCCTGGCCGAGCAGCAGCGCCTGCTGGCCCATCTTCCCCCGGCGAAGCGGGCCCAGATCGGCGAACTGTTACGCGACCTTCTGAACGGCCTCTGAGGGCGGCGGCGGTGGCGGGGGAGTGCCGTCGCCGAAGGGGCGGCCGCCCAGGGCCTCCCGGCCGTGCGGGGTCAGCCAGCCGCGCGGGTCCGGCCCGGACGGGACGATGCCGCTCG of the Actinoplanes sichuanensis genome contains:
- a CDS encoding SWIM zinc finger family protein, whose protein sequence is MSVERWSAAQVEALAPDPASLRNARGAAGQFSTTGRTGDILWGLCRGYQVAADLTGPAFKCSCPSRKIPCKHVLGLLLRWSESGAADLPAPDFAARWQAARARPKATSTPDPVAAAKRAQGRADRVAGGLAELRRWLDDQIEQGLAVAGRSGPEPFETMAARLVDAQAPGAAGAVRRLGGFAGVGPHWADRLLGELALLRLLVAGHSRLGTLDPGLAATVRSRIGFPTPSEEVLAGPRVSDRWQVLGQVETDEGSLTSRRTWLHGSAGRFALVLSFAAPGQPLAVDLVPGTEFRGDLCFHPSAAPLRALVAERVSAAEPFGSPDGAGSIRAGLSRSAALIAADPWRYDAPMLLSAVRPTADGFLVDAEGSALPLAPGHREPWWLLAAAGAAPATVAAEWSPAGLRPLAAWAEGRFVPAAPPVPDSGARRSAELPPELLTAALLGTGRRPWSASSLRVGALTVDLASASAAGPPPGASAGHPAHSASPATATTSPSASAASATTTSATPSASAATTSAATTAGTATTSATASAAATAAAAAAASDSPVSSDYSASVRPGLSGIPSVSNPPSPDFSGIPGASVSAVQGPSPSALDGDGAGAALLEAAAVALVCRRAGVEPESGRVPLAAAPAETDTPLPAAAGARLARILGGGAPGGGHHEQELLAQWLTAAAARGGVVPPVILPDLLEAGRRNTSVRADLARVAGRRGAWLAARRADWRWLLNEAATALTCEWTMATTSERLGHLTALRATDPGRARELLESTWAEESSENRARFLATFGPGLSAADEPLLERALDDRRKEVREAALDLLRQLPGAALGRRMAARAHAAVRRGESGRLTVEPPTELDRDLRRDGVGATPVRGVGVGAWLLEEVLAGTPLDTWTGPEPGPSGLGEGPDTSGPGAGSGASGIGAGPGTSGPAAGPGAAGIGSGSGAVGVGSGGSRGGLPDRLGGARLEPAGWIAAARGHDWANPLLHGWAKAAVVQRDARWASALLAADNGMLREAVRWDLHLVLPPDVLARLATAALRSEDGSAQRLLGLHPGPWPDGLSVAVLEAVEQRARTDRHTWQLGELCRAAGLAMPPGYADLAGRLAAGLDQIVDPARVRPVAELARTLTFRHEMLQELQ
- a CDS encoding NAD-dependent epimerase/dehydratase family protein encodes the protein MRVIVFGATGMVGQGVLRECLLAPDVTEVLVVTRRPTGVEHSKLREVMLDDFADLSPIAGELTGYDACFYCLGVSSVGMDEAAYTRVSYDFPMAAARLLAPLGEDLTFVYVSGEGTDADSRLMWSRVKARTEREIMAMFRNGFAFRPGFIQPTHGVRAKTGWYDTAYTVIAPLVPLIRRVAPRYITTTDELGRAMLRAARGGYVERIVTTADMH
- a CDS encoding MarR family winged helix-turn-helix transcriptional regulator, whose amino-acid sequence is MENVTDDIDRILAQWADERPDLDTEAMGVFGRIYRLSRLAGDATERAYARFGIARADFDVLATLRRSGAPFQLSPGALAASMMLSTGGTTARLDRLEKAGLVARSPDPNDRRGILVRLTPEGRAIADEAVTAGLAEQQRLLAHLPPAKRAQIGELLRDLLNGL